One part of the Dunckerocampus dactyliophorus isolate RoL2022-P2 chromosome 11, RoL_Ddac_1.1, whole genome shotgun sequence genome encodes these proteins:
- the mcts1 gene encoding malignant T-cell-amplified sequence 1 isoform X2 has protein sequence MFKKFDEKENVSNCIQLKTSVIKGIKSQLLDQFPEIESWLNHIMPKKDPVKIVRCHEHIEILTVNGELLFFRQREGPFYPTLRLLHKYPFILPHQQVDKGAIKFVLSGANIMCPGLTSPGAKLYPAESDTVVVSFLSLMICKNWLSAHTFSTFYREKVNKGIGIENVHYLNDGLWHMKTYK, from the exons ATGTTTAAAAA GTTTGATGAGAAGGAAAATGTATCAAACTGCATACAGTTGAAAACCTCCGTCATTAAAGGCATAAAGAGCCAGCTGCTGGATCAGTTTCCTGAAATTGAGTCATGGCTCAATCACATAATGCCAAAGAAGGACCCTGTCAAAATAGTGAGATG CCATGAACACATTGAAATCTTGACAGTGAATGGAGAGTTGCTCTTCTTCAGACAACGGGAAGGCCCGTTCTACCCCACGCTGAGATTGTTGCATAAAT ATCCGTTCATTCTTCCACACCAGCAAGTCGACAAAGGGGCCATCAAATTTGTCTTAAGTGGAGCCAACATCATGTGTCCAGGGCTGACGTCACCGGGCGCTAAACTCTATCCGGCTGAATCTGACACTGTCGTCGTATCCTTTTTATCATTGATGATTTGCAAGAATTGGCTTTCTGCGCacactttttcaacattttacag AGAAAAAGTCAACAAGGGCATCGGGATCGAGAATGTTCACTATCTGAATGACGGACTGTGGCACATGAAGACTTATAAATAG
- the mcts1 gene encoding malignant T-cell-amplified sequence 1 isoform X1, translated as MFKKFDEKENVSNCIQLKTSVIKGIKSQLLDQFPEIESWLNHIMPKKDPVKIVRCHEHIEILTVNGELLFFRQREGPFYPTLRLLHKYPFILPHQQVDKGAIKFVLSGANIMCPGLTSPGAKLYPAESDTVVAIMAEGKQHALCVGVMKMSAESIEKVNKGIGIENVHYLNDGLWHMKTYK; from the exons ATGTTTAAAAA GTTTGATGAGAAGGAAAATGTATCAAACTGCATACAGTTGAAAACCTCCGTCATTAAAGGCATAAAGAGCCAGCTGCTGGATCAGTTTCCTGAAATTGAGTCATGGCTCAATCACATAATGCCAAAGAAGGACCCTGTCAAAATAGTGAGATG CCATGAACACATTGAAATCTTGACAGTGAATGGAGAGTTGCTCTTCTTCAGACAACGGGAAGGCCCGTTCTACCCCACGCTGAGATTGTTGCATAAAT ATCCGTTCATTCTTCCACACCAGCAAGTCGACAAAGGGGCCATCAAATTTGTCTTAAGTGGAGCCAACATCATGTGTCCAGGGCTGACGTCACCGGGCGCTAAACTCTATCCGGCTGAATCTGACACTGTCGTC GCCATCATGGCAGAGGGTAAACAACATGCACTATGTGTTGGTGTTATGAAGATGTCTGCAGAGAGCAT AGAAAAAGTCAACAAGGGCATCGGGATCGAGAATGTTCACTATCTGAATGACGGACTGTGGCACATGAAGACTTATAAATAG
- the c1galt1c1 gene encoding C1GALT1-specific chaperone 1 — protein MLAEGCSFVKGMALGGLFCLVLSLLGSSSPKTQPGSEEHHHHHHHVQAPSNDELKHLLHAEAQELTNQVRVYCVIMVQPKVLVHWAAAVDTWSKHCDKAVFYTSESSKALEAVDLSEKNDWARLRKALKHAYENAGDFRWFYISQPTTFAIIENLKYLLLTKDPSEPFFIGNAMKSGELEYIAYDSGIVLSYEALRRLVGVFEDSNKCPKRGHSLWMLSEDKQLAVCLKYTGVFAENGEDAHGKGLFNSKSIETLIKDSMKNNPKNVVEGCCSDMAVTFSGMSANQMQVMMYGVYRLRPFGHNFHDWLTFNPPEGSEND, from the coding sequence ATGTTGGCCGAAGGGTGCTCTTTTGTGAAAGGGATGGCCTTGGGAGGACTCTTCTGTCTAGTGCTGTCGCTCCTGGGTAGTTCCAGCCCCAAAACCCAGCCTGGGTCGGAGGAgcatcaccatcaccaccatcacGTCCAGGCGCCGAGTAATGATGAGCTAAAGCACCTCTTGCACGCTGAGGCTCAGGAATTGACAAATCAGGTCCGCGTGTATTGCGTCATCATGGTACAGCCCAAGGTTCTGGTCCACTGGGCCGCCGCCGTGGACACCTGGAGCAAACACTGCGACAAGGCTGTGTTTTACACCTCAGAGTCCTCCAAGGCCCTGGAGGCGGTGGACCTGAGCGAAAAGAATGATTGGGCGAGGCTGCGTAAAGCTCTGAAGCACGCCTACGAGAACGCCGGGGATTTTCGCTGGTTCTATATATCGCAGCCCACCACGTTCGCCATCATCGAGAACCTCAAGTACCTGCTGCTCACTAAGGACCCTAGCGAGCCATTCTTCATAGGAAACGCCATGAAGTCCGGCGAGCTGGAGTACATTGCGTACGACAGCGGCATCGTCCTCAGCTACGAGGCTCTCAGGAGGCTGGTGGGCGTTTTCGAAGACAGTAACAAGTGTCCCAAGAGAGGACACAGCCTGTGGATGCTGAGCGAAGACAAGCAGCTGGCTGTGTGCCTCAAGTACACAGGCGTGTTTGCCGAAAACGGCGAGGATGCGCACGGCAAGGGCCTGTTCAACAGCAAGAGCATAGAAACGTTGATAAAGGATAGCATGAAAAACAACCCCAAAAACGTGGTGGAAGGCTGCTGCTCCGACATGGCTGTCACCTTCAGCGGGATGAGCGCAAATCAGATGCAGGTGATGATGTATGGTGTTTACAGACTGCGTCCTTTTGGGCACAATTTTCACGACTGGTTGACGTTTAACCCCCCGGAAGGTTCAGAAAATGACTAG
- the urp1 gene encoding urotensin-related peptide 1, whose translation MRSLAVVHLVAVICSARWTLALPLYPETNLETQPDFIHKLVSEDASYNTEGEQGEVNGYPLPMQHNGQRESWNKGPKESPHQDNYANMVEGLKEVLLKLAAADKLRSQAFLRSEQGLPKTNKRACFWKYCVTN comes from the exons ATGCGGTCGCTAGCTGTGGTTCACCTTGTAGCTGTCATTTGTTCTGCAAGATGGACGCTTGCCCTACCTCTCTATCCTGAGACCAACCTGGAGACACAGCCGG ATTTTATTCATAAACTGGTATCAGAAGATGCCTCTTACAACACCGAAGGGGAGCAGGGGGAGGTGAATGGGTATCCTCTCCCGATGCAACACAATGGCCAAAGAGAATCCTGGAACAAAG GACCCAAGGAGTCACCACATCAGGATAATTATGCAAACATG GTTGAGGGCCTAAAAGAAGTGCTTCTGAAACTGGCAGCGGCCGACAAGCTTCGTTCTCAAGCGTTCCTCAGATCGGAGCAGGGCTTGCCCAAAACCAACAAAAGAG CTTGTTTCTGGAAATACTGTGTGACCAATTAG
- the clic2 gene encoding chloride intracellular channel protein 2 isoform X1: MALRQHSEKEPSIELFVKAGHDGENVGNCPFCQRLFMVLWLKGVKFTVTTVDMRKKPAELKDLAPGTNPPFLLYNGTLKTDFIKIEEFLEQTLAPPRYPHLSPLNKESFDVGADIFAKFSAFIKNTPNNAFQEKNLLREFKRLDNYLNAPLPEEINHDSREGITISKRKFLDGDRLTLADCNLLPKLHVIRVASKKYCDFDIPAQLTGVWRYLHNAYEREEFKQTCPADIEIEKAYFSVANNRK, translated from the exons ATGGCATTACGGCAACATTCAGAAAAGGAACCGAGCATTGAGTTATTTGTCAAG GCCGGCCATGACGGCGAGAACGTGGGCAACTGTCCCTTCTGCCAGAGGCTCTTCATGGTGCTGTGGCTGAAAGGAGTCAAGTTCACCGTGACCACTGTTGACATGAGGAA GAAGCCTGCAGAGCTGAAGGACCTGGCCCCCGGCACCAACCCTCCTTTCCTGCTCTACAATGGCACCCTCAAAACAGACTTCATCAAAATCGAGGAGTTTCTCGAGCAAACGCTAGCCCCTCCCCG GTATCCTCACCTCAGCCCGCTCAACAAAGAATCCTTTGACGTGGGCGCTGACATTTTCGCAAAGTTCTCAGCTTTCATCAAGAATACACCAAATAACGCAT TTCAGGAGAAAAACCTGCTGAGGGAGTTTAAGCGTCTGGACAATTACCTGAACGCTCCTCTTCCCGAGGAGATCAACCATGACTCACGAGAAGGCATCACCATCTCCAAGAGGAAGTTCCTGGATGGTGACCGCCTCACTTTAGCTGACTGCAACCTGCTGCCCAAACTGCATGTCATCAGG GTCGCTTCTAAGAAATACTGCGACTTTGATATCCCGGCCCAGTTGACGGGCGTGTGGAGATACCTGCACAATGCTTACGAGCGAGAAGAGTTCAAACAGACTTGTCCAGCTGACATCGAGATCGAGAAGGCTTACTTTAGTGTGgccaataacagaaaataa
- the clic2 gene encoding chloride intracellular channel protein 2 isoform X2 yields the protein MWECIKAGHDGENVGNCPFCQRLFMVLWLKGVKFTVTTVDMRKKPAELKDLAPGTNPPFLLYNGTLKTDFIKIEEFLEQTLAPPRYPHLSPLNKESFDVGADIFAKFSAFIKNTPNNAFQEKNLLREFKRLDNYLNAPLPEEINHDSREGITISKRKFLDGDRLTLADCNLLPKLHVIRVASKKYCDFDIPAQLTGVWRYLHNAYEREEFKQTCPADIEIEKAYFSVANNRK from the exons atgtgggaatgcataaag GCCGGCCATGACGGCGAGAACGTGGGCAACTGTCCCTTCTGCCAGAGGCTCTTCATGGTGCTGTGGCTGAAAGGAGTCAAGTTCACCGTGACCACTGTTGACATGAGGAA GAAGCCTGCAGAGCTGAAGGACCTGGCCCCCGGCACCAACCCTCCTTTCCTGCTCTACAATGGCACCCTCAAAACAGACTTCATCAAAATCGAGGAGTTTCTCGAGCAAACGCTAGCCCCTCCCCG GTATCCTCACCTCAGCCCGCTCAACAAAGAATCCTTTGACGTGGGCGCTGACATTTTCGCAAAGTTCTCAGCTTTCATCAAGAATACACCAAATAACGCAT TTCAGGAGAAAAACCTGCTGAGGGAGTTTAAGCGTCTGGACAATTACCTGAACGCTCCTCTTCCCGAGGAGATCAACCATGACTCACGAGAAGGCATCACCATCTCCAAGAGGAAGTTCCTGGATGGTGACCGCCTCACTTTAGCTGACTGCAACCTGCTGCCCAAACTGCATGTCATCAGG GTCGCTTCTAAGAAATACTGCGACTTTGATATCCCGGCCCAGTTGACGGGCGTGTGGAGATACCTGCACAATGCTTACGAGCGAGAAGAGTTCAAACAGACTTGTCCAGCTGACATCGAGATCGAGAAGGCTTACTTTAGTGTGgccaataacagaaaataa